ctggcataggctggcggccacagctctgattcaacccctagcctgggaacctccatatgccgtgggagcggtccaaagaaatagcaaaaagacaaaaaaaaaatcatctggaaGTCATATACTTAACAATGCTCTATGCGTATCTATTACTACACTCCCCATCTAAGTTTTTATTCAGTGTATGTCCCAAGTCCTATCTAGCCTGTGATATGAACTCAGTGAATACAGCAATTACCTGAAGGATTAATCTTTGTATGCCCCAGCACTTTAACACTGCCTGGAACACGGGTCCTTAATTTCTGACATAAGAAAGTACTGAAAAAAGAAGCATTTCTATACAGGTATACAGGTACAGAGAAACTGGAGGGAATAAAAAGTGGGAGAATGCAGAAGCTCAAAGATTTAGAGGAGGACAAcacatttagttttatttcaatCAAATCACAACACTTTTCCAACTGTTGCAAAGTGCATCTACAATTTTCTATTACAGATCCACTTTTAAAAGGTTTCCTGTGATATTACAGcaagcctctttctttttttcccaaacagaGGAATATTCCCAAATTCTTCCTCAAGTAAAACTAAAAACTCATTCCAGTAAATGGCAATACATGAAATTACAGTAAACCAGACACTTGAAAGGATAGCCAAGAAGTCTTCCAACAGTTTATTAGAAAGAatgtagacattaaaaaaaaaaaaaaaaatccccactgtCATGAACAAAATTGAGGTTTTCAGCCCAGGTACAAgctgaatcaaaaaaaaaaaaaaaaaatccaatagtgTATTAACATTTTTCCCACTCATCTGCTATACTGACAGTGCAAATACAAATTTGGTCTAAATGTACAGACTTTCAAGCAACAATGTACAGCCTTTCTTCGTCCTCCATGCTAAGAGATGTAAAAGTTTAAGGGTCAAACAATACCAAATGTACAGGCTTCAAAACCATCTAAGTTAGGGCATTCACTAGTTTTAGCTAAGATACATCTGGAACACTGACAAGTGATCACTTACGTACAATAATGTGAAGtaaatttcttgaaaaataaactttagtgGAACAATCCTGAAGGATATACCAGAGGAACAACAGGTTACCAGATTAAGGTATTTGTTTCAGCCACTCTGAGTCCAtattctaaaatctaaaatttagttACTTTCCCTAAGCCAAGAGCTTTCTATCATGTCAGTATCTATGTTATGAAGTAAAGGAGACTTaggtgaaatgtttttatttatcacaACTGCTTTATCAATTGCCTAAGGCCTCAACAGCATCATGGCAGTCTGGGAAATGTTCATGCATAAGGTTATTGCCTTAGCTGACTTAAAATTGCCCCATACAATGGTACATATCAACCCTTAgtgaagcctttttaaaaaaacaaacaggttgAAAAATGGGTTAAAGGAGGCAAATACAGAATCTGCCTTTAGAGCTATCAACTCAGGAATTCTCTTAATTATGAAACCTTTGAAGagaagttatttttcttcctcaacaTCCAGCGATGACACATTCCTTACtccagatctggcatttctgaaaagatttttaaaagattagtataaattagaataattaaacaacttggaagtctttttttccccttcttctttggccacccctcagtatatggagttcccaggccagggatcagattggagcagCAGTTGCACCAATGCATAGAAGTCTTATAATAGGAAAAAGTAGCCACCAACAACTAGTTCCCAAGAGaactgggttgtcttttttttttttaagctttttttttagggctgtacccacaggaagttcccagactaggggtctcatcggagctatagctgccagcctacaccacagccacagcaacaccagatccgagctgcatctgcaacctacaccacagctcatggcaacgccagatccttaacccactgagtgaggccagggattgaacctgcaacctcaggttcctagtcagatttgttcccattGCACCACGATAAGAACTCCTGGTTGtccttttctaattttgaatCTCAAATCATTCAAATTTCAGCTTTGGCTATTTATTAGAGACCATAAAGAAATAATCATGTGTCTTCCAAGAACcgaaaagaaattaatttctctATTTTGAGAGTTCAGTCTTTGATGTGAAACATCACTGATACTTACTTTCATCATCACTGTCTTGTGAATCctgcagaaaaggaaataaaaaaattattaccaagTTGATCAAACATTCCTCTGCTAAACTGAACAGTTTGCCTTAAAAAACTGAGGCACTGTTACTTTTGACTGAGAAGTAGCAAAGATATGTGGTTATATCAATCTTATGAACTTAGCAAGACTTAAGAACAGGTTTACTTAAGATGAACAgatgtttttcttcctctaagATGTGTGTCTTTTGGTGGGAATTGAGCCCACCCTCTAAATCCCTTCCTATTAACCAGactgaatcttttttaaaagttaaaatatactCGACACCCAGAATGAATCTTAATAGAAGATGGTTTCTCCTCTCTTGGCATTCAATGGAAGAGTAAGATGGCTCAATATGAAGACCACTGGAATGACGAAGACAATGAACTCTAATCCTAGTGTTGAATTGTCTATAAGTTATTTTCCAATGAACAACTTTCCTAAAGATGTTAACAGGATGCCAGTTGGGGAAATGCTGAGAACAGTGCTCCAGTATATCCTCCTTTTATAGATTTACAACATCCATCTATTTACAATAGGTCTCTCTGAAAAATCCTTCTGTAAAagctcttcaatttttaaaaataattcctaaacTAACTCTTAACTGAATAAGGTATATGTCTCTATAcagtaattattttgaattataaatcTGAGCCCTGTAAGAATGGTCCATGGGATATCCATTTCCTAGTGATACCCATCCCTCAAAAATgggcacatttaaaaaaattgcttttccctatatatgtattttttaatggatacagctgcaacatatagaagtacCCAAGCAAGGGATTAAACACAAGCCTCAGCTGCAATGTACGCTGAAGCTGCAgccaacaccaggtcctttacccCATTATGCCAGGCTTGGGtagaacctgtacctctgcagagacccgagccactacagtcggattcttaacccaccatgccacatagggaactcctgcttttccctacatctttaagaaaaaaacaagtgccaaaaaaaaaggtgcaatCTTGAATCTATATAAAACAACCTGCAAATACATTCTTACTATTTAAGTAAACATAGAAAAGAATTTATAGACTTACATCATCTGCTCCATCTACTTCTGGtaaatctacatcctcatcacCACCCATGTTGTTCATCATCTATTTGAAGtgtaaaaattagttttaaaaatgacGTTAAATGAAGCCCTAATTATTAGGTTGCACGCTCCAGAATAAACCTTAAATCTGCCATAGATTtccaccaattaaaaaaaaaaatcttaggtaCCTTCCTTTTTGGAAAAGGTAGTTTATAAGGTAATTACATAAAATCCTAAAAATTTGTAGGGAAGCTAAGTAACTTCAGAGGAAAAGTGAAGTTATTAAAATTCCTCCAACAAGATAACTATGTATGATGTAGAAATTAAACATCAAAATCCAGAACAGCAATCACCTCTTGTggctaagggggaaaaaagggactCTTTGTGAAGTTCCACATCTTTAACTAAGTGTATTACGGtatcctcattgtagtttttgttgttttttagagccccacctgaggcatatggaagttcccaggctaggggtcaaataggagctgcagctgatggcctatgccagccacagccacaccaaatctgagctgcatctacaactacaccacagcttgtagcaaggccagatccttaacccactgagcgatgccagggattgagcccgcatcttcatggatactagtcagattcttaacctgctgagctacagtgggaattccctctaGTTTTAAATATTGTGAAGAACTAATGAATAACTTGAAATAAAGTCCTCTGGGCTGACTAGTTTATATAAAAGGCCTGAATATTGAACAAAAGGCTAAATACCAGTaactaaattaaaaacagaaaataaacataatccTTGAAAGAAAAAGTACACCCTGTAAAAAACCCTTCTATACTCAGAATAAACCAGGACCAACAATGGAGCATAGTTACATAAAGTATTAATTTACCATATTTAGTTATTTCTGATCATAAAGCAAGTAGTGTATTATTTTAAGAGGTACAAATAACCAGACTAAATAACTATTATCGGATAGGGACTTCGAAAATACATGCTTACCTGAACTTCAAAGTCAAAAGAGGCCTTAAAAAGATTCCTACTCAAATCTCTCAGTACAAAAATTCTGGGCAACAATACGAGTAGCTAATAAAGAGTGTTCCTATATCTGAAGACACTAGTGAATACTGGTTAAGTTTCTTCTAAGCAGGACAAATGCTCAAAATGTGCCAAACACAATGCTAGGTGCTCAGATACAATGtcaacagacacagaaatgaatacatttgAGAACTATTTAGGaggtaaaaacaaaatacagacaaCAAGGACAGCACTTAATGTTATACTGGATAGAGAGAGGCAGTGAAAGACAACAGTGTTAAGAAGTTGTGACTTGCACAGCTGGGTGAATGATGGCACCAATTACTATACCTAAGGAGTAGCATAGTTTAGCAGAATCACATGAAAACCTTtacctcccttctctcttttgaaATCAAGGTGCCAGAGTCAGGTAGAAAGATGTTAAATTAGTTACATACATGAAAAGTTGGAAACTTACTccttttaactctttattttcaatgaagaaatataaaagtaCAATTAAAATTCAAATCACAGTGAGAAAGAGTGCATAGGTCTATCTTCAACTTATAATGTTATCTTTTCTGATTAACTTTACGGCAGCACATTTGATAAGACCTAGTCGACCTGCAGGAGTATCAGTgatctttttcccccctttggccATAGTAATATGTACTTCAGTGACATCCTGGAAAAAAGGGCTTACTTAAAACCCTTTCCTTGATTCTGCAACTAAAATAACCCACACATCACTCACTGTACTTATCTTCACCATGATTCTGGTGTTTAAAGGTTTATATCCATATTGTATGGCTCCAAAATGCAAGCCAAGTTACTATACtgattctcctttaaaaaaaaaaaaattatcccaatGCTAGAATTAAAACTAGCTGTGTTGAAACAAATAcacactaatttttaaatattcattagaaAATGTTAAATGACCATTGTAAAGATGTTTTTACTGCAAAACAtttatcttgaaaataaaataacatacatCTTAAACATCACTAAATTCTAAAAACCAAATTAAATTGACTATACTGATATATACCTGGAGAGAGAGAAACGGAATTATTTAAAAGAACTTACCTCAGAGAAACGATCAAAATTAGACATGTCTTCATCTGAGTCATCTTCCCAGTCTTTCCAATTATTGAAGTCCACACTAAGCCAATTAAGCTATAGACCAACACAAATACCACCCTATGATCAGGTTATTTTGTACCCTTTGGTTCTGTACCTtaaagacttttgttttttgctttttgcaggggtggggtagggagaggGTGGTAGCacgccacactcatggcatgcagaaattcccaggccagggatcaagcccacgccACAGatgtgatccaagccacaacagtgacaacactgtatgcTTAACATGCTGCATCACCTAGGACCTCCccaagactaattttttttttttggctttttagggcctcactggaggcatatgggggttcccaggctaggggtctaatcggagctacagctgctgacctacaccacagccacagcaacaccagatccgagctgagtctttgacctacaccacaacccatggcaaaaccagatccttaacccactgagtggggacagggatcaaacccgcaacctcatgtttcctagtcagatttgttcccactgtgccatgaagggaactccccattccctttcttatgttatcttccatcatggtctatctcaagaaacTGGATGTACTTCTTTGTGCTTTACAGGAAGActtcattgtttattcattctaaatgtagtaataatttgcatctaccaatctcAAACTCCTCattcatctcactccctcccctctcaaataaacttttttttttgggggggggtgtctttttgtccttttgagggccacacccatggcgtatggaggttcccaggctagggatctaatcagagctatagctgccagcctatgccacagcaacaccggatccttaacccactgagcaaggccagggatcgaacccacaacctcgtggttcctagttggatttgtttccactgtgccacaatgggaactccctaaactttttttttttttttaagcttttttagggccacacccacagcacaagaAAATTTCCatcctaggggttgaattggagctgcaggtgctggcccatgccacagcaacacatcacagcaattccagatcacggccagggattaaatctcatggatactagttggtttcataacCTGatcctgatgagccacaacaggaacttccccgaataaactttttttggggggggtctttttagggccacacccacatcacatggaggttcctaggctaggtaggggttgaatcagagttgtagctgctgacctatgccacagccacagaaacacccgatctgagctgcgtctgcagcctacaccacagctcacagcaacagtggatccttaacccattgagcgaggccagggatcgaacccacgacctcacagttcctagttggattcgtttctgctttgccatgacaggaacttccccaaATAAACTTTTAATAGTAAGTTTCAGGTCAGTGTTCTCATgcggctcaatgagttaaggatttggtattgtcaccaaagtggcttgggttgctgctgtggcaggggtttgaactctggcctctCATGCCAAGGGTACAGTCCAAAAAAGgctaaaaaacaaagttttgagTATATATTATAACCCAACATCTGTGTCCccacacctgaaattaacacaactttgtaagtcaaccgtattccaataaaattaaaaacaaaacactacctGTGTACACTACAAAGTGATTACCCTCTAAGTCCACTTGCCAATTGTTACCATACCACTGACTCCTTGTACCccttcccctatggtaaccaccaatctgttctctgaatctatgagttttggttttgttcattcatctgttgttaaaattacatttatctttttaccttctgacttattttacttagtgtattattctcaaggtccatccatgttgctgaaaacgGCCGAAtttcacatacacattttttgggtgtcacctgtggcatgtgcaagttcccagtgccaaggatcaaacgtgtgccacagcagtgaccagggccACTACAATGACACtgcgggatacttaacccactgtgccacagggaactccaaaatttcatttttttcaatagaaTATACACAACACAGTTCATCCATTTTACCTATCAATGGAACCTATGGTTGTTTGCATAtattggttattgtaaataatgctgcaatgaacagaggaATAGCATACATCTTTCCCAATtagtgtttttatattctttggataaataccgaGCAGTGCAATAgctgaatcatgtggtagttcatctttggagaaaatattcatactgttttccatagtggctgcaccgatATACCATCCCAACAATAtacaaaggttcccttttctctacattctcttcAACATgttgtcatctttttttatttgttttagagCCACCCTCAAggcatatagcagttcccaggctaggggtcaaatcgggaactgtagctgctggcctaagccacagccacagccactcaggatctgagccgtgtcagcaacctacaccacagctcgtggcaacactggatccttaacccaatgagcgaggccagggatcgaatctacgtcctcatggatgttagtcagattcattaaccactgagccacaacaggaactccttatttgtctGATATTAGCCATTCTAATTGTGAGAGGTTATCTCGTAGAGCTATCAGTTATGAGGTGCTACCTCACTGTGGTTGTGATCTGCATGTctttaataattactgatgttgaacatctttctaaATGCTTGCTGGATAGCTGTATGTCTtgtttgggaaaatgtctattaaatCCTCTCATTATTCAACTgagttgttgttattgagttgtatgaattcttcatttactttggatattatcagatatgtgatttgcaaatatattctcccattcactaggtttgtctttccattttgttgatagttttctttcctgtatctttagttacttaaaaatattaaacttaaaaaaaaaaaaaaggaacctaccTTCGCCCTTTCTTTTGTTAACCGTGGCCATGACTGGCCAGATTCTCCTTTTCGTAAACAACATAAAATTGATCTGTCCGTTCTTTTATGCTTGgaatcctaaaaacaaaaataagacaccagggctcatggcaatgccagatacttaacctactttgaggctatggatcaaatccgcatcatgatgatactagttggattcatttccactgtgccacaatgcaAACGCCTCTCCTACTTTTTTACCCTATACTTTCTCTAAACCCTGAAACACCTCTACACTACTAGAGATTTCAGAGGCTATCCAATTGCAAGGAAACCACCACTTTTCCCTTACCTGCACAGGTTAATAAAACcttagaaaaattaactcaatatgGTAAAATCATAAAACATACTTAGATGTGCCTATATTTAAATAAGACAAACCCCAAGAGTACTACCCTTACATCAACTACACCCCAATCTAAAAAAAAGGTAGTtagaatggggaaaataatgCAAGATGTATAATTACACTTAGCCTCTGAACTGTTAAAAAATTCAGTGCTTATCTCTAATAATGAGTATTTAAATTATGTCCATTTCCTCACAGTTTAAACTGGGACTAAAGAGCAAGACTACTTACATTTGGATCAATACAGTGAAAAAGatcaatttcatttaaatgtttaaaattatcaCTTCCTCCAAGACaactgtacaaaaaaaaaaaaaagaaaaaaaaattagtctcttCAAAAAGGCGTATTAGCAGTAActtcagcaaaaacaaaaacaagcaaaccaaagTTATTCAAGTTGTGTGAAACTAGCTTCTTTACTCAATGGTGTAAATAATAATTTACCTGAATGTAAGCTTGGACTTTTCAAAATTTACATTAACATCTTTACTGTCTTCAACACAAAATTCAATGAAGACATAGTCCCTTCGATCGTACCACTTTGCAGAAGCAGGCTGCCTACAAAGAGATAAAATTAGACAAAGGTAAGCTGGAATTCACTAACTGAATGTTTACATAACCCTCACAATTTAGCATGTGAGTAAAGTACTTCTGTGTGCCATCACAGCATTGATTATTTCCAGGCAGTTTATTACAATTTCAAATgtaaactagggagttcccgttgcggcccagtggaaacaaatctgactgggaaccacaaggttgtgggtttgatccttggctttgctcagtggggtaagctCCGgtgctgcggtgagctgtggtgtaggtcaaagacccagctcaaatctgttgttgctgtggctgtggtgtaggctggcagttggagctccgatttgacctgtagcctgggagcctccatatgccttgggtgcggccctaaaaaggggaaaaaaaaaagtaaactacatTTTACCCTAC
Above is a genomic segment from Phacochoerus africanus isolate WHEZ1 chromosome 7, ROS_Pafr_v1, whole genome shotgun sequence containing:
- the PTGES3 gene encoding prostaglandin E synthase 3, giving the protein MQPASAKWYDRRDYVFIEFCVEDSKDVNVNFEKSKLTFSCLGGSDNFKHLNEIDLFHCIDPNDSKHKRTDRSILCCLRKGESGQSWPRLTKERAKLNWLSVDFNNWKDWEDDSDEDMSNFDRFSEMMNNMGGDEDVDLPEVDGADDDSQDSDDEKMPDLE